The proteins below are encoded in one region of Apium graveolens cultivar Ventura chromosome 4, ASM990537v1, whole genome shotgun sequence:
- the LOC141719796 gene encoding uncharacterized protein LOC141719796, with the protein MEINNNPNWMTPFINYLEKGELPEDKGKAQRLKAKVAKFFIEKGILYRRTFSSPIPKYIGPGEAEYCLTEVHEGICGDHMSAKALAHKIIRQGYYWPTIHQDALEFVKKCKECQFFSNVPQISPVLPSSVLSPIPFALWGIDIIKPFPRAKGDLRKSSVAYPQGNGRVKVTNRILLCGIEKRLKGSKSKWPEEFPNVPWAYRTSPRTSTGETPFKLAYGTEAMLPIEVGSPSHREINFDEVANEEGLRTNLELIEEVQDQAVARMEK; encoded by the exons ATGGAGATAAACAACAACCCGAATTGGATGACTCCATTTATAAACTACTTGGAGAAGGGAGAACTCCCTGAAGATAAAGGGAAGGCTCAAAGGTTAAAAGCTAAAGTAGCAAAATTCTTCATTGAAAAGGGGATACTCTATCGCCGGACCTTCTCATCACCCATCCCCAAATATATTGGCCCAGGGGAGGCAGAGTATTGCTTAACGGAAGTCCACGAAGGGATATGTGGAGATCACATGTCCGCaaaggccctagctcataagatcataagacaagggTACTACTGGCCAACTATCCACCAGGATGCATTAGAGTTcgtgaaaaaatgcaaggaatgccaaTTCTTCAGTAATGTGCCCCAGATCAGCCCAGTACTACCTTCCTCAGTCCTATCACCAATCCCCTTTGCTCTCTGGGGTATTGACATTATAAAACCCTTTCCTAGGGCcaaaggagacctcag GAAATCATCAgtagcctaccctcaaggaaATGGCCGAGTAAAAGTGACGAACCGGATCCTTCTCTGTGGGATCGAGAAGAGGCTCAAAGGAAGCAAAAGCAAATGGCCGGAAGAATTTCCAAATGTACCATGGGCCTACAGAACAAGTCCTCGGACAAGCACAGGCGAAACGCCCTTCAAACTGGCTTACGGAACTGAAGCAATGCTTCCCATCGAGGTAGGATCCCCCTCTCACCGGGAAATAAACTTTGATGAGGTAGCCAACGAGGAGGGGCTCAGGACAAACCTCGAGCTAATTGAAGAGGTCCAAGACCAGGCTGTTGCAAGGATGGAGAAGTAA